The Malus domestica chromosome 17, GDT2T_hap1 genome contains the following window.
ACACACCCATCAGAAACAATAGGTGGTCACAAAAGAATCTAACCCTATTTATTCTTCTTCATTGGATACCTAGCAAGTAGCAACAATATGTGAATGAATTGTTTTGTTGGGTCATCCTTGTtttctccaattttttttttataaacaatcTGTTTCTGCTGCTGACATGGACGTGAATGTTTTTCCAAAGCTTGTGTGTGGGTGGAGTTGGGAGGAGAACAAGTTGTTCGAGCTGGCTTTGGCAGTGGTTGATGAGGAAGATCCGCAGCGCTGGGATGTAGTTGCAGCCTTGGTTGGAGGTAAAAAGAGTGCAGAGGATGTCCAGAAACATTATGTCATTCTTTTGGAGGATTTGCAGGTCATAGAATCTGGTAAACTGGATCACAAACTCGGACAGCAGCCGCCGAAGAATTATGTTCAAGTGGATCATTGCACTCAATCCGTATGCTGGACTGACGAAACTAACAAGTATGTGAAATCTTTGTGGATTAAAGTCATTGATTACTGCAAAAAatgcttttatttgttttcatttgtAACTTGGACAGCTACTAGAACTTGTTCTTACCTTCCTGTCAGATAGCTAGTTTAGTCTTAATCTTGTTTATTCAGTTCCATGGGatatttgagttttttttcttctgatgtTTAGAAAATGTCGTGTAACAGCTTGCTGGTTCAGTTGGACTTGAATTAAATCTTTCCGGCATATTGCTGCCTGTCAAAGCTTTCTTGTTCAAGCATGTATCCAAAATAGGATGAAGTGAAGCTGCTGGTCATTGCAAGTGTAACAGTTTGAAAGCTCTGTCAGCAGCTTGTAACATATCCACCCTTCTCTTCTTGTAAAACACAAGTTTAGTGAAATCAAGTGAGATAGATTAACACTAGAAACCCTAAATAGGGTACTCTGTTCTGATTCATCTCATAGAAATTAAATCCTCACTTAGTTTCTAGCTACTTATATATCTTTATACATGATCTGCATCATTAAACAatgtttataattttatatggcaagatctacttgccgctttgggagaaaagccggaagctatgtcgaagtcggaatgggagaaattaaatttgtgggcttgctcttcaattcggttgtgccttgcaaaaactcagaagtattttgtgatgcgggagacggtagcaagtgtgttgtggcaaaaattggaagacaagtatatgatgaagaatgagtttgagatgaaggatcttggtgaagcgaagaagatccttggcatggagatcactagagatagagagaagggtttggtcagtttgaatcaaagacaataccttgaggAGTTGGTTCTaaaaggtttggtgctatcttAGCACAACAGAGATTTCTGCTAACTGCTAGGCAAAGATGTCTGGGAACAGAGCTCATTGTGGAGAAAATTGTAAtgacatttatttatttgtttttgttttgcaatctgttCTGATTAAGATACATTTTGCTTTTTATGAACGAAATTGTGCCATAGATGAGAAGAACATTACTAAAAGAAACCATATTTGATTGGGACAACGGAAACAGAATTTACGATCAACCGACACAAGGGTTGCGCTTGTTGCGGGACTTAACCAAGCCAGAAGAGGCAATGCCTTGCATGAGTAGGGCCGCAAGAGTTCTATTTTGCTGATTGGAACTCCATCCATGCTCTACctcggatttggatcctctcctgagctaatggagaggatcctcctaacCAAACATATTGAGTcattggatttttatccaacagcTACAAACAGGAAGAtctctttaaagttataataattatagccgtttgATGAAAATCAAACGGTCCACAATGCTTGgttaggaggatcctctccattggctcaggagaggatccaaatccctctACCTCTTGTCTGTTTTATGAACTCTCTTTACAATTACTCAATAATCAACATGTAATAAAACATATACTTTACCAGTTGGTTGGCATTTGAGATTGATAATTGCCTCCATCTCCATCTGCTTCATTCAACTTGTGGTGGGTATAATATTTGTCCCTTACAGCTGTTTGTATATAAACCAAATCAGTAGTGCCTACGCCTAAACCTAATGAGTAATTTGAGTTATGGAAAGGGCCCACAACAATTGACAAATGTGACGATTGATGATTGAGCTACCTTCATCACCAAACTCATCTAAACCCCAACCTACCACCACACCAGATTGAAGTTGGCCTTGCCTCTATCTGCATAAacatttcttcttattttttttactgtttgTTTTAACTAAAGTGGTCGAGGTGATTTTTTGGGTAAGGCAAGATTTTGTTGCGTACGGATCAAAATTTAAGAGATGAACATTACGTAACGGATTCACATTTAGGCAAAACTTCCATAAAAGGTTGGGAATAGCTTCTTCAACATCTCAAAAGACATCACGAATCTGTAAAATTAAAACTTTGTTACAAAAAGATGACAAGGGCCTTCTTCACTTGAGTCAATTTCTGAAGTTCTTCCCCTTCACCAAACACTTGACTAAAGACGTCTAACGACACAAACAATGTGAACCAACTCCCTAATTCCTCCCAACCCAAGACGAATTCTAGAGTCTCTAGAAAACAAACTCAATCAACCAAAAATTCTTACATCATTCAGAATCAGAATCTGGATCCACAATATCAGGAAATGAATCCGCATCTGAATCATTACCCAGTTCATATGCAATTCCCTTGCCCTTCTCAGGATTTGAAGTAGACGCTGAATTCTTCTCTCTGCCAAGAAACCCATCACCTTTAGCCACCGGAACATCATGGGTTGTAACCGTAATGCTACCTGCTTGATCAGATGGACCACTTCCAAGAGCAACCCTCCCAAAgacttcttcagcaactctagTTCCAGCCACTGAGGCAACTTTTGAAGACAGACCATTCTCAAGTTGCACTGCAAATTCTTGAAATTGGCAGGATTCAACCATATTTTCATCCCCATTGACTCTCATATCCACATCCTGAATGGATAATTTGAGCTCCTGTGCACTTCCTCCTAGAGTCTCTTTTCCAAATGAACCATCTACAACAAGTTTTTTATCCCGATGAACTGTTAGAGTTTTGGATGGCTCTCCCGCCTGCATAGTCTTGTCTAGGTCACTCATCGGTGCTTCTAATTGTTTACCAGTTGCAAGCCAGCTAGTATATAGGTCGTCACAATCTGAATCAGAAGCATCATACACCATTCCCTGTATGTCACTTGAAAACGGAGTTTGGTGCTTTACACTACCAGAGTACATGTTTTCTGGGAGTTTGTGGCTAACTCCAACCGAGAAACCTGCTAGTGGGAGTGCCCTGGGATGTACAAGGACCTCTAAGGTCAAAAGAGAATGAGCACAAAATCCAGCAACTTTGGTTCCAGTTTCTTGCTTGCCTGCACAAAACCACTTTCATGTGGTTACAGTAATTAAGGAAATACATGTACAAGAAATACAAAATTCATCTGTAGCCGTTTCACTCAGGCATATTGCATAAAAATATACTTttctaattaaagaaaaattattgagatggTTAATATCATTTCATATACATGTCTCTTCTTTTTCAGAGAGATGTCTCAtgctttgtcattgagtttTAATTTGTAGATTCAGAAAACAATGCCAGTCTCATACTCGGTAGTTTTCCCTTATGAGTAATCACGTGTTATTAAAGAGGTGTAATTCCTTCCTCGACATCAGTAATTAGTTGTAATAGATGCctatttgttgttgttgatacaTCCACGAGataatcaaaatgaaaaaagagATTTCACTTATTCTTGAAGGAATTACCTCTGCGGAAAAGATCAAGACCCTCAGCTAAATAAGGGGGGCGGACACCAGATGAAGAAAGTAACGATGCCAAAAGTGCACGTAGAGCAGCAAGCTGCAAATCACCCCAGATATCAACAGGTTCCTTCAGCTGGTAAATGTTTTTGTTATCACCAGCACGTCCCactttcatagaatttgtaGCTATGTCCATCAGAAGAAGACCAACATCTGATCGCCATCCTTCAGATTTCAACGCACCACCCTGTGCAAAAGACATAGAACCTCTTGTCACTCATTAGTAGTCCTTTGAGGTCAGAAAGAATGATCCACAAGCATTTGAAGTTTTACTTACACAAGTGGATCAGGAACATAAGAACTTTAAAAGACCACACCCTTGTTCTATTAAGACAGAATAAAGACAAAATTTGACCACTTAAATATCTTTCatcaccaaagaaaaaaaaaatgaactcaACAAAATCAGCAAGGTGGGCGGATGATTATGTGGTTGCTAAAATCcagaattttttcttttttgaaaggaAACGAAAGAGTTTAcaaaagaggaaaagaaaacCACGTGGAAAAGATAACCACCTGGAGCTAGAAGAAAATTAGCAAGGACCCCTACTGAAAACTAATTGAACAGAGGAAAAGCTAAACCGAATCAATTAACGGCTGCTAACAAATCCCTAAATATAGAAGAGAGATTGTACTCTCTAAGCTCCACTGAAACCGAAGCCCAAAGGGCTGCCCAGTGTCTTACTCTATCCCAAAACTCCACTAAAATTCAGATATGAAGACTCCAAATTGAAATCTAGGATCCAGCAGTCAAGCATCTCTACTCTTCTACTTGTGCAAGAAGGACTTTACTATTTCTTACATTAATTATTGACAGAAACCTGATCCAAGACCTTGGATTGACATAAATATCATACACAGATGCATTTGAATCAACATTCTATTCAAGGACATACAGAGTACACTCTCCCTccacaaaaggaaaaaagaaaaaacaaggaCATGGACTACACATACCACAGTGACAAGGGCTTCTAATGCCTCAAGTGCAGCGATTTTCACAGGAATAGGAGATATCGTATGGCTCTTGGGGTTCCCCTCTCCCAAACTACTAGTCTTATGCCACTCAAGAGATCCACTTGAAGCTCCATGCTTCCTCTTTCTATGGCTAGATTGTGGTGTTGTTTGAAGCAATGCTTCAGTAGAAGGCTTCGAGTTTCCACTAGAAGGTGCACCACCACTCTCATTCACAATGGGATTCAGATCAATCAAAGCATTGTTAGCAACTTCCCGTGCCAAGCTTAATGTCATACCTGATAAGCATATAGTTCCCAattaacaaaaccaaaaaatgaCTTACAGaagaagggcactaaatggcaACCAAAATAAAGGGTATCAGGAGAAAGCTTTATGCAGATTCCCTAAACAATAGCTGTCATAAATAAATGAGGATCATGGACTGAAGCATCACAAGACCATGGCAATATATCAGAAGTAAAGGAACATAGTGGAAGGGTGGTTACTTACTaaatttgactttttaatgCAAATTCAGGATAGAAGTAGCCATCTCCCCACACAAGATAGCTAATAAGATCAATGCGTATACTTTATTTCTAGGATTTCTCAAAGGAATGACTTTGTTTAGTAATATGGCTATGCATATTAGTTCCTTTCTAGAGGGATTAGGCTTTCTGGATTGGTCAACATATCTTGCTCCATCCCCGTCTTTGTAATGTGACATTAGTATTTAACAGGAAGGTTTCTATGCAGCAGGACGAAAACtagattaaaatatattttctgaaATTACTACATACCAAAACCCATGGATATCAGCAAAATCCTTGTGATTGAGTAGACCTTTATCCTTAATTCTGGCAATGCACATCTCTTTAAGTACACTGAAAGAAGATGCACTAAATAAGCAGCATGTGGTAAAAGTTGACTGCAAGGAAGACAACAAGATTACCAGAAAGTTAGCATTCTCACTATTCAAGAGCTAGGAAACAAACTAAAGAAGGAAATATCTTTAAGACGTTTAATAGCTGAGAGAAATAGAGCCTAAAAGAAACATCTCTAGCAGTCCTAAGTTCAGGACTCGGCATATTGAACTCACATTATAGTTGGGATATCAAGTAAGCATCCCCCCGAATATCACAAGTTCAAGAATTAAGGTGTCACCTATTACCCAAACGTTCTATTGAACAAAAACTTATGTTGTTCTAAGATATTCATTGACAAATGGCAAAGAAAGTAATACCACTAGAGAGACAATTTATATATTTCAAGCTTGTACATCACTAATTGTCAGCTCAAAGAAAAAACCATTTGTTCTCTCAttgtttccttccttttttttttttttttttttcttctttctttctttctttctttctttctttctttctttctttctttcttgggGTTTATGCAATTAGACAAAAAATGAGAGTTAGATTATCTACACTTGCACAATATCGGGCAAAAGCCAACAATAGCAGGTCCCTGTTAACAAATTTCCAGGTTAGCATTCAACTATGTCGAAGTTAAAACCCATaccaaaaaataacaattaaatgTATAACTCAAATTATATCAGTAAGACACATCTGGTAAATAATAGAAGAAGATATTCTAGATTTACCTGCGCACGCCCTCTATAATAGCAGTGAGGAACTCTAAACCATACAGGTGCAGAAGTGGTAGTTCCGAACAAATAAACTCTTGCTGTGTGGCAGTCATAAAGGGCAGCAGAGAGTGTGGGAGGGAACCATCCACAATCAGCACTCTCTCAATAAGGACAAATAAGGACCGAATAGGAACAGTCACctattattataaatatattaGATACTTGAGGACTATCAAATTCATTTGCATTGTGCATAAAACAAGGAAAGACAAGTGGAACCTAATATTATAGTGACACTCAGTttatctatttttctttttttctctttttcacaGAAACCCACCTGAACAGGGTACGAAGTTGTTATCATTGTAGAGCAGCAAACCATCAGTGCAGAGATACTAGACATTGTCAAACGCTGAGAACTCTTTCTTCCCTTCGTCGAATCTTTTCCTGACACTTTATTTCCTCCCAACTGAGGAGGGGGATCTTTTCCTAGGGGAATCAATAATCTAATAATTTCATGGCGTTTCGTTTCTGCAATACAAGTTATTATGAATATCAGTTATTTACCTTATCGCCAATATGAATACAAAAAAATATCATAATAGCATCATAACTGTACCTTCCTCAAACCCCTGGAAGACATCATTCAGGTGACCATTAATCAACAATAAAATCTTCTGAATCATTAAGGACCAGCTATCCTCATCCCCTCTTGACTTTGGTAGTACTGCCAGGCAATAAGCAAGTTTCTGAACGTTGAATACCAGACAGAAGTTATTGCAGATGCCAACTATTGTTCCAGAATATTAACACTACATTTTCCTCACATAATTTGGTTCAAACAAACAGGAGTTTACCTTCAGCATGTTATCACTTCCTTTTCCTGACAAAATTGTTGAAGCAATAACATCTTCAACCTGCATAAACGTACATTTAAAATTCATTAGCGGGCAAGGTCTAGTGCAGATGTGAGAAAGTCCTTTTCTAGTGTTTGTCCAACAAATAAGGGGTCTGGAGAGGAGAGGTTTAATGTTCTTGAGCGCTATTTCAAGCAACAAGAAAATCTTCTAAGTTTTTCATGTAAAGTGGATCAAATAAGGTTTACCTCTAAGGTATCGTTAACTAGGCTTAACATACCTATCGTATGATGAATATACCTCTAGAACAATTCAAGAGGACATATATCTAGCCAACCATTATTAGGTTTCTATGCATTATCTACGATGAGATAGTATGACCCCCTACAATGACGTACTCTCTGCAGTATTAACATCATTTTTCAGCTTCTAGCAGGCCACATCTCACAAAGAGAAGTTGTGTCTTTATCGCAAGGTGCAGTTGATAACGTTGTAACTTAATGTTGACAACTTAGAACTGAAATGCCCACACAATAAGAAATTAGATGATTGTCTGATCCAATTTGGTAAAATTGGCATTTGATTGCTATAAGAACAGGCAAACAAGTTTCAATAAATCGAATAATACAAATATACTTCATCCACCAAAAAGAAACTTATTTGATAATATTTACTGTACTTAGCTGTGTACAAATCCAGTAATGGAAGCTCTGTATGGAGGACGAGGAACTTACACTGTCATAATGACGACTGATGCTCAATGGAAAGAAAGATATAATTGTGCATAACAATCGAACTGCTCCTTCCTGCATGTAATATGGAAACCATTTCATACATAACTAacatcaataaaataaaaaataataatattgtcTTACTGAATTATATATTCTATTTTGGACAAATGTAATATATTCACAAGACTAAGTAAATGATACGGTTTAGCCTTACCATTGTTTAATTAGCATTACCTTAAGGTCCTTGCTACTTATTCCCGGTTCTAGGTGGAACTCTTTTCCACTTATGTAAATTCGGACTATACACAGTAAAACTAAGAACATCGAGCTATTGAATGACTACAGCTTTAGCCAGCTTGGCCTCTTCAGGGTTTTATCTTAGAACATCCAAATTTGCAAAACATGGCCAAAGATGTTGCCTTACAACTGCCTTAAATTATGGTCTCTATTTTATAAGTAAATGCAAAAATTCATTCCAAAAAAAATCGACCAGAAAGAAAAAACGCTTCTTTCACAGTTATACAACATTGATTAGCAGCTTACCCAAACAACCTCTGAATGATCATCATTTAACAACTTCAAAACTGGTTGAATAATTTGCTGAACAAGTTTCCCGGCATGTGCAGTTCCATCCCTTTTTGCATTTAGAGATCCACCCAACctataaaaaacaaaagaaaatagcttCACACTTGAGGACTGGCACAGTACTAATTTATATGGCCTTCAATTACACTGGATAAGCAATAAGGAATATTAATTCCATTACAGAATTGCTGATGTAATTTATCAACATTAAATCTTAACTTGATATTATAAAGCAAGATAACAGATATAAGTACCAATGAAAATTTGAGGAAGTAATTCAGATATAATATACAACCTTGTGATGAGATCTGACATCGAGGCACAAGAGGCCACCTTCACAAATTGAGAAGTTGTTGTGGGCTGCTAAATGAAACACAGAATAAGATTTAAGTTAAATATTACCTTAAGAGGGTGGAAGCGGGATAGTTCATATATAAATCAGTTTATTCACAACAAAACCAAAAGTTCAAGGGACAGAATCCACGACAGCATCTAAACCTATACAAATGCAGTCTGAGCTAtatcaaaattccaaaaacaAATTGCAACAGAGGATCATGTGATCCGAaaggacaacaacaacaacaacaacaaagccttttcccactaagtggggtcggctatatgaatcctagaacgccattgcgctcggttttgtgtcatgtcctccgttagatccaagtactctaagtcttttcttagagtctcttccaaagttttcctaggtcttcctctaccccttcggccctgaacctctgtcccatagtcacatcttcgaaccggagcgtcattcggcct
Protein-coding sequences here:
- the LOC103405964 gene encoding uncharacterized protein isoform X3, yielding MGVTCRECSSERFLESYSGWFQILLSHIQQPTTTSQFVKVASCASMSDLITRLGGSLNAKRDGTAHAGKLVQQIIQPVLKLLNDDHSEVVWEGAVRLLCTIISFFPLSISRHYDSVEDVIASTILSGKGSDNMLKKLAYCLAVLPKSRGDEDSWSLMIQKILLLINGHLNDVFQGFEEETKRHEIIRLLIPLGKDPPPQLGGNKVSGKDSTKGRKSSQRLTMSSISALMVCCSTMITTSYPVQVTVPIRSLFVLIERVLIVDGSLPHSLLPFMTATQQEFICSELPLLHLYGLEFLTAIIEGVRSQLLPHAAYLVHLLSVYLKRCALPELRIKVYSITRILLISMGFGMTLSLAREVANNALIDLNPIVNESGGAPSSGNSKPSTEALLQTTPQSSHRKRKHGASSGSLEWHKTSSLGEGNPKSHTISPIPVKIAALEALEALVTVGGALKSEGWRSDVGLLLMDIATNSMKVGRAGDNKNIYQLKEPVDIWGDLQLAALRALLASLLSSSGVRPPYLAEGLDLFRRGKQETGTKVAGFCAHSLLTLEVLVHPRALPLAGFSVGVSHKLPENMYSGSVKHQTPFSSDIQGMVYDASDSDCDDLYTSWLATGKQLEAPMSDLDKTMQAGEPSKTLTVHRDKKLVVDGSFGKETLGGSAQELKLSIQDVDMRVNGDENMVESCQFQEFAVQLENGLSSKVASVAGTRVAEEVFGRVALGSGPSDQAGSITVTTHDVPVAKGDGFLGREKNSASTSNPEKGKGIAYELGNDSDADSFPDIVDPDSDSE
- the LOC103405964 gene encoding uncharacterized protein isoform X2, which codes for MAAFDHVKDMYDVALRPRLLQTIIRDLPDDKHPSASPSELSKVVYAIKTHNLLCESVQDVTDQKLITTWKSAMDSWVRRLVQLVSSDMPDKCWEGTCLMGVTCRECSSERFLESYSGWFQILLSHIQPTTTSQFVKVASCASMSDLITRLGGSLNAKRDGTAHAGKLVQQIIQPVLKLLNDDHSEVVWEGAVRLLCTIISFFPLSISRHYDSVEDVIASTILSGKGSDNMLKKLAYCLAVLPKSRGDEDSWSLMIQKILLLINGHLNDVFQGFEEETKRHEIIRLLIPLGKDPPPQLGGNKVSGKDSTKGRKSSQRLTMSSISALMVCCSTMITTSYPVQVTVPIRSLFVLIERVLIVDGSLPHSLLPFMTATQQEFICSELPLLHLYGLEFLTAIIEGVRSQLLPHAAYLVHLLSVYLKRCALPELRIKVYSITRILLISMGFGMTLSLAREVANNALIDLNPIVNESGGAPSSGNSKPSTEALLQTTPQSSHRKRKHGASSGSLEWHKTSSLGEGNPKSHTISPIPVKIAALEALEALVTVGGALKSEGWRSDVGLLLMDIATNSMKVGRAGDNKNIYQLKEPVDIWGDLQLAALRALLASLLSSSGVRPPYLAEGLDLFRRGKQETGTKVAGFCAHSLLTLEVLVHPRALPLAGFSVGVSHKLPENMYSGSVKHQTPFSSDIQGMVYDASDSDCDDLYTSWLATGKQLEAPMSDLDKTMQAGEPSKTLTVHRDKKLVVDGSFGKETLGGSAQELKLSIQDVDMRVNGDENMVESCQFQEFAVQLENGLSSKVASVAGTRVAEEVFGRVALGSGPSDQAGSITVTTHDVPVAKGDGFLGREKNSASTSNPEKGKGIAYELGNDSDADSFPDIVDPDSDSE
- the LOC103405964 gene encoding uncharacterized protein isoform X1, yielding MAAFDHVKDMYDVALRPRLLQTIIRDLPDDKHPSASPSELSKVVYAIKTHNLLCESVQDVTDQKLITTWKSAMDSWVRRLVQLVSSDMPDKCWEGTCLMGVTCRECSSERFLESYSGWFQILLSHIQQPTTTSQFVKVASCASMSDLITRLGGSLNAKRDGTAHAGKLVQQIIQPVLKLLNDDHSEVVWEGAVRLLCTIISFFPLSISRHYDSVEDVIASTILSGKGSDNMLKKLAYCLAVLPKSRGDEDSWSLMIQKILLLINGHLNDVFQGFEEETKRHEIIRLLIPLGKDPPPQLGGNKVSGKDSTKGRKSSQRLTMSSISALMVCCSTMITTSYPVQVTVPIRSLFVLIERVLIVDGSLPHSLLPFMTATQQEFICSELPLLHLYGLEFLTAIIEGVRSQLLPHAAYLVHLLSVYLKRCALPELRIKVYSITRILLISMGFGMTLSLAREVANNALIDLNPIVNESGGAPSSGNSKPSTEALLQTTPQSSHRKRKHGASSGSLEWHKTSSLGEGNPKSHTISPIPVKIAALEALEALVTVGGALKSEGWRSDVGLLLMDIATNSMKVGRAGDNKNIYQLKEPVDIWGDLQLAALRALLASLLSSSGVRPPYLAEGLDLFRRGKQETGTKVAGFCAHSLLTLEVLVHPRALPLAGFSVGVSHKLPENMYSGSVKHQTPFSSDIQGMVYDASDSDCDDLYTSWLATGKQLEAPMSDLDKTMQAGEPSKTLTVHRDKKLVVDGSFGKETLGGSAQELKLSIQDVDMRVNGDENMVESCQFQEFAVQLENGLSSKVASVAGTRVAEEVFGRVALGSGPSDQAGSITVTTHDVPVAKGDGFLGREKNSASTSNPEKGKGIAYELGNDSDADSFPDIVDPDSDSE
- the LOC103405963 gene encoding protein RADIALIS-like 3 — protein: MDVNVFPKLVCGWSWEENKLFELALAVVDEEDPQRWDVVAALVGGKKSAEDVQKHYVILLEDLQVIESGKLDHKLGQQPPKNYVQVDHCTQSVCWTDETNNLLVQLDLN
- the LOC103405964 gene encoding uncharacterized protein isoform X4, which encodes MGVTCRECSSERFLESYSGWFQILLSHIQPTTTSQFVKVASCASMSDLITRLGGSLNAKRDGTAHAGKLVQQIIQPVLKLLNDDHSEVVWEGAVRLLCTIISFFPLSISRHYDSVEDVIASTILSGKGSDNMLKKLAYCLAVLPKSRGDEDSWSLMIQKILLLINGHLNDVFQGFEEETKRHEIIRLLIPLGKDPPPQLGGNKVSGKDSTKGRKSSQRLTMSSISALMVCCSTMITTSYPVQVTVPIRSLFVLIERVLIVDGSLPHSLLPFMTATQQEFICSELPLLHLYGLEFLTAIIEGVRSQLLPHAAYLVHLLSVYLKRCALPELRIKVYSITRILLISMGFGMTLSLAREVANNALIDLNPIVNESGGAPSSGNSKPSTEALLQTTPQSSHRKRKHGASSGSLEWHKTSSLGEGNPKSHTISPIPVKIAALEALEALVTVGGALKSEGWRSDVGLLLMDIATNSMKVGRAGDNKNIYQLKEPVDIWGDLQLAALRALLASLLSSSGVRPPYLAEGLDLFRRGKQETGTKVAGFCAHSLLTLEVLVHPRALPLAGFSVGVSHKLPENMYSGSVKHQTPFSSDIQGMVYDASDSDCDDLYTSWLATGKQLEAPMSDLDKTMQAGEPSKTLTVHRDKKLVVDGSFGKETLGGSAQELKLSIQDVDMRVNGDENMVESCQFQEFAVQLENGLSSKVASVAGTRVAEEVFGRVALGSGPSDQAGSITVTTHDVPVAKGDGFLGREKNSASTSNPEKGKGIAYELGNDSDADSFPDIVDPDSDSE